One Chloroflexota bacterium genomic region harbors:
- a CDS encoding right-handed parallel beta-helix repeat-containing protein, whose product MKRRLVRFFLVGALLLSWALLPPVAMGDATISTWGYVITAPGTYTLSADLVDPNDPAHPYAIVVMPGTSGVVINGAGHTILGDGTAADYEGGIWLPTEDGTVGSGRDVGTGLAHITIQNIVFDALDIGVDGYGNLSDIRVEVCTLQNLTDWSGLEFRTESTGGLASLQQTIDGVVIQNNEIKSSLGIPIKLANYGATTNPLTAMRNLTVAGNRIHGNDGMAPHEETSHAAIWLRYGASDVTIRDNLIYDNGNLSAIWLGGVGATGAYTNLLIQGNRCEGQTGFWDKSDTKPADGLTLDGITLPGTVSIQDNYFIGNDGYGVNNTTPGDTGTVVAEYNWWGDVAGPTGPNGDGVSAGVDYDPWHPVVGGVPQNGGIGFMPTASIVRVGGSVVVDVYIAADEVFGFQFTVDYDTTRLTATSASLVTDWFDGAFSPWNGVIDDGAGTVKFASSLQRGDTPSSGMGVVARMTFQGDAAGVATLSFSGVKLVRFVGGEQGTEVIAPVGEFDGSITVLGEGTITGTVRLQGRA is encoded by the coding sequence ATGAAACGCAGGCTGGTGCGGTTTTTCCTCGTTGGGGCCCTGCTCCTCTCGTGGGCCTTGCTCCCGCCGGTGGCCATGGGCGATGCCACGATCTCCACCTGGGGCTACGTCATCACCGCTCCGGGAACCTATACCCTCAGCGCGGACCTGGTGGATCCCAACGACCCGGCCCATCCCTACGCGATTGTCGTCATGCCCGGGACCAGCGGCGTCGTGATTAACGGCGCCGGGCACACCATCTTGGGCGACGGCACGGCGGCCGACTACGAGGGCGGCATCTGGCTGCCCACCGAGGATGGCACGGTCGGGTCGGGCCGCGACGTGGGCACCGGCCTGGCCCACATCACCATCCAGAACATCGTCTTTGACGCCCTGGACATCGGCGTGGACGGCTACGGGAACCTGTCGGACATCCGCGTGGAGGTGTGCACGCTGCAGAACCTCACGGACTGGAGCGGCCTTGAGTTCCGCACCGAATCCACGGGCGGCTTGGCCTCGCTCCAGCAGACGATTGACGGCGTAGTCATCCAGAACAACGAGATCAAGAGTTCGCTGGGCATCCCCATCAAACTGGCCAACTACGGCGCTACGACCAACCCGCTCACAGCCATGCGCAACCTGACGGTGGCGGGCAACCGCATCCACGGCAACGATGGAATGGCGCCGCACGAGGAGACCAGCCACGCGGCCATCTGGCTGCGCTACGGGGCCAGCGACGTAACCATCCGCGACAACCTCATCTATGACAACGGCAACCTGTCGGCCATCTGGCTGGGCGGCGTGGGGGCCACTGGCGCCTACACGAACCTGCTCATCCAGGGCAACCGCTGCGAAGGGCAGACCGGCTTCTGGGACAAGTCCGACACGAAGCCTGCCGACGGCCTGACGCTGGACGGCATCACCTTGCCGGGCACCGTGTCCATTCAGGACAACTATTTCATCGGCAACGACGGCTACGGGGTGAACAACACGACGCCGGGCGACACGGGCACGGTCGTGGCCGAGTACAACTGGTGGGGCGACGTGGCCGGGCCCACAGGCCCCAACGGCGATGGCGTCTCGGCCGGCGTGGACTACGACCCGTGGCATCCCGTCGTGGGCGGCGTTCCGCAGAACGGCGGCATCGGGTTCATGCCCACGGCCAGCATCGTCCGCGTGGGCGGGTCGGTCGTCGTGGATGTGTACATCGCCGCCGACGAGGTGTTCGGGTTCCAGTTCACCGTGGACTACGACACGACGCGCCTCACGGCCACGAGTGCGTCGCTGGTTACGGACTGGTTTGACGGCGCATTCTCGCCGTGGAACGGCGTCATAGACGACGGCGCGGGCACGGTGAAGTTCGCGTCCAGCCTGCAGCGCGGGGACACGCCTTCCAGCGGCATGGGCGTGGTGGCGCGCATGACATTCCAGGGCGACGCGGCGGGAGTGGCAACCCTGTCCTTCAGCGGCGTCAAACTGGTGCGGTTCGTCGGCGGCGAGCAGGGCACCGAGGTCATCGCGCCGGTCGGCGAGTTTGACGGCTCCATCACCGTGCTGGGCGAGGGCACCATCACCGGCACCGTGCGCCTGCAGGGCCGCGCCA